One Streptococcus gallolyticus subsp. gallolyticus DSM 16831 DNA window includes the following coding sequences:
- a CDS encoding helix-turn-helix transcriptional regulator has product METKIQELRKANKISQAELAEALAVTRQTIISLEKGRYNASLELAHKIAKYFGKTIEEIFIFEDEK; this is encoded by the coding sequence ATGGAAACAAAAATCCAAGAACTACGCAAAGCAAATAAAATTAGTCAAGCAGAACTGGCAGAAGCGTTAGCTGTGACAAGGCAGACGATTATCTCACTTGAAAAGGGACGTTATAATGCTTCTTTGGAGTTAGCTCATAAAATCGCTAAATACTTTGGGAAAACAATTGAAGAGATTTTTATTTTTGAAGATGAAAAGTAG
- a CDS encoding CPBP family intramembrane glutamic endopeptidase, whose translation MKKFLTALKYFFLALGLILLEQLPTAFITANQPFWQSVLITLALLVVAAFTVYVAKRVGLLNHLEELKTWQAWKTVLIGFVVLTVVKYIGGIILLLENGLGANTENQAALEQLGMSPLLLIVLTVIAAPIVEETVMRGLILGRTFNNSYFGVIISSLLFGLLHMPTNIGSWVIYGGMGLVLAVVYHKTQKLEYTIAIHFINNALGVLLMLL comes from the coding sequence ATGAAAAAATTTTTAACAGCTTTAAAATATTTCTTTTTGGCCTTAGGATTGATTTTACTGGAACAGTTGCCAACTGCTTTTATTACGGCAAATCAACCATTTTGGCAATCTGTATTAATTACTTTAGCTCTTTTGGTAGTTGCTGCTTTCACAGTCTATGTTGCTAAGCGAGTTGGGCTGTTGAATCATTTAGAGGAATTAAAGACCTGGCAAGCTTGGAAGACGGTTTTGATAGGCTTTGTTGTACTAACTGTCGTTAAGTATATTGGTGGTATTATTTTACTTTTAGAAAATGGTCTTGGGGCAAATACAGAAAACCAAGCAGCACTTGAACAGCTTGGAATGTCACCTCTTTTGTTAATTGTATTGACTGTTATTGCTGCACCGATTGTAGAAGAAACAGTTATGCGTGGACTTATCTTAGGACGTACCTTTAATAATTCTTATTTTGGTGTTATCATTAGCTCTCTTCTTTTTGGTTTATTGCATATGCCAACTAATATTGGAAGTTGGGTTATTTACGGTGGTATGGGATTGGTACTTGCTGTTGTTTATCATAAGACACAGAAACTGGAGTATACAATAGCTATCCATTTTATCAATAATGCATTGGGAGTGCTTCTTATGCTCCTGTAA
- a CDS encoding helix-turn-helix domain-containing protein, producing the protein MEKFGIKVRALREEKGISREEFCGDETELSVRQLARIESNQSIPSLSKAQFIANQLGVTLGTMTDGDSLELPRRYEELKYLLIRTPTYGDKVRLGRKGEYFDEISEKFYDIIPEEERLIIDCLQAKLDVHFSDDVNFGEGILNDYFDQVNRKQLFNINDLILIDLYFICLESAKTTEGIYSITFYDKLMKRLINQKRISPETDLILNNVLLNNIDLAFKYGRENYVERVIEISNSIMTEIHDFQRRPILSLVEWKYYLKFKHDFVAAEQSFTNATLFARLVGDTYLENKLKEEWKLDTTT; encoded by the coding sequence TTGGAAAAGTTTGGGATTAAAGTACGTGCATTAAGAGAGGAAAAGGGAATTTCACGTGAGGAATTCTGTGGTGATGAAACAGAATTGTCTGTGAGACAGCTAGCTAGAATTGAGTCCAATCAGTCAATTCCTAGCCTAAGTAAAGCCCAATTCATTGCCAATCAACTTGGTGTTACCTTGGGTACAATGACGGATGGTGATAGCTTGGAATTGCCTAGACGGTATGAAGAGTTAAAGTATCTTTTGATTCGTACGCCGACATATGGGGATAAAGTTAGACTGGGACGTAAGGGAGAATACTTTGATGAAATTTCAGAGAAATTTTATGATATTATTCCCGAAGAAGAAAGATTAATCATTGATTGCTTACAGGCTAAACTGGATGTCCATTTTAGTGATGATGTTAATTTTGGTGAAGGAATTTTAAATGATTATTTTGACCAAGTTAACCGAAAACAATTGTTTAACATTAATGATTTGATTTTGATTGACCTCTATTTTATTTGTTTGGAATCGGCTAAGACAACTGAAGGAATTTATAGTATAACTTTTTACGATAAACTGATGAAGAGACTAATCAATCAAAAACGTATTTCGCCAGAAACCGATTTGATTTTAAATAATGTGTTGTTAAATAATATTGATTTAGCATTTAAATATGGACGAGAAAATTATGTTGAACGTGTTATTGAAATCAGTAATAGTATTATGACAGAAATTCATGACTTCCAGCGTCGCCCAATTTTAAGTCTGGTAGAGTGGAAGTATTATTTAAAGTTTAAACATGATTTTGTTGCAGCAGAACAGTCTTTTACAAATGCAACATTATTTGCAAGATTAGTTGGCGATACCTATTTAGAAAATAAGTTGAAAGAAGAATGGAAATTGGATACAACAACATGA
- the purD gene encoding phosphoribosylamine--glycine ligase encodes MKLLVVGSGGREHAIAKKLLESPQVNQVFVAPGNDGMTLDGLDLVNIGISEHSKLIDFAKANDIAWTFIGPDDALAAGIVDDFNAAGLKAFGPSKAAAELEWSKDFAKSIMAKYHVPTAAYGTFSDFEQAKSYIEEHGAPIVVKADGLALGKGVVVAETVEQAIEAAHEMLLDNKFGDSGARVVIEEFLDGEEFSLFAFVNGDKFYIMPTAQDHKRAFDDDKGPNTGGMGAYAPVPHLPQSVVDTAVETIVKPVLNGMIAEGRPYLGVLYAGLILTADGPKVIEFNSRFGDPETQVILPRLTSDFAQNITDILDGKAPEITWTDKGVTLGVVVASEGYPVAYEKGVRLPEKTSGDIITYYAGAKFADDKALLSNGGRVYMLVTTKEDVKSAQDVIYAELATQDTTGLFYRNDIGSKAIGR; translated from the coding sequence ATGAAACTTTTAGTTGTTGGCTCTGGTGGGCGCGAGCACGCTATTGCTAAGAAGTTGTTGGAATCTCCTCAAGTGAATCAGGTTTTTGTAGCACCTGGTAATGATGGCATGACACTTGATGGACTTGATTTGGTAAATATCGGTATTTCCGAACATTCTAAGCTGATTGATTTTGCGAAAGCTAATGATATTGCTTGGACATTTATTGGACCTGATGATGCTTTGGCTGCAGGAATCGTTGATGATTTTAATGCTGCTGGTTTGAAAGCATTTGGACCAAGTAAAGCAGCTGCAGAGCTTGAATGGTCTAAAGATTTTGCTAAATCAATCATGGCTAAATACCATGTTCCAACAGCTGCTTACGGCACTTTCTCAGATTTTGAGCAAGCAAAGAGCTATATTGAAGAACACGGTGCACCAATTGTTGTTAAGGCTGACGGTTTGGCGCTTGGTAAAGGTGTTGTCGTTGCCGAAACAGTAGAACAAGCGATCGAAGCAGCGCATGAAATGTTGCTTGATAATAAATTTGGTGATTCTGGTGCGCGTGTGGTCATTGAAGAATTTCTTGATGGTGAAGAATTTTCATTATTTGCCTTTGTTAATGGTGATAAATTCTATATCATGCCAACTGCACAAGACCACAAACGTGCTTTTGATGACGATAAAGGTCCTAATACTGGTGGTATGGGAGCTTATGCACCAGTTCCACATTTGCCACAAAGTGTTGTTGACACAGCTGTAGAAACAATTGTGAAGCCAGTTCTTAATGGTATGATTGCGGAAGGGCGTCCATATCTTGGTGTTCTTTATGCAGGACTTATTTTGACAGCTGATGGTCCAAAAGTTATCGAATTTAACTCACGTTTTGGTGACCCTGAAACCCAAGTTATCTTACCACGTTTGACATCTGATTTTGCTCAAAATATCACTGACATTTTAGATGGCAAAGCTCCAGAAATCACTTGGACAGATAAAGGGGTCACTCTTGGTGTTGTTGTGGCTTCAGAAGGTTATCCAGTTGCTTATGAAAAAGGTGTCCGCCTTCCAGAGAAAACGTCAGGTGATATTATCACTTATTATGCAGGTGCTAAATTTGCTGATGATAAAGCACTTCTTTCAAATGGTGGTCGGGTTTACATGCTGGTAACAACTAAGGAAGATGTTAAATCAGCACAAGATGTTATCTATGCTGAACTTGCAACTCAAGACACAACAGGTCTTTTCTATCGAAACGATATCGGAAGCAAAGCTATTGGACGTTAA
- a CDS encoding DUF523 domain-containing protein, with the protein MDVKPKCILVSACLLGERCKYNGGHNYNQALVDYVADKDVIAVCPEVLAGLPTPREPVELCDGRVVDVAGNCYDEMFEKGIKRCLDEMAGKSIDLAILQSRSPSCGVNQVYDGNFSGQKVAGSGLFAQKLKELGYHVVDVEDIKQLEGK; encoded by the coding sequence TTGGACGTTAAACCAAAATGTATTTTAGTCAGCGCTTGTCTTTTGGGCGAAAGATGTAAGTATAACGGAGGTCATAATTACAATCAAGCCCTTGTAGATTATGTTGCTGACAAAGATGTGATAGCTGTTTGTCCAGAAGTGTTAGCAGGTTTGCCTACACCACGAGAACCAGTTGAATTGTGTGACGGTCGTGTTGTTGATGTTGCTGGTAATTGTTATGATGAGATGTTTGAAAAGGGCATTAAACGTTGTCTAGATGAAATGGCTGGAAAGTCAATTGATTTAGCAATTTTACAATCACGTAGTCCGTCATGTGGTGTTAATCAAGTCTATGATGGAAACTTTTCTGGACAAAAAGTGGCAGGTAGTGGGCTCTTTGCTCAAAAATTAAAAGAACTTGGCTATCATGTTGTTGATGTTGAAGATATAAAACAATTGGAAGGAAAATAA
- the purE gene encoding 5-(carboxyamino)imidazole ribonucleotide mutase, whose product MKPLISVIMGSKSDWATMKKTAEVLDQFGVAYEKKVVSAHRTPDLMFKHAEEARGRGIKVIIAGAGGAAHLPGMVAAKTTLPVIGVPVKSRALSGLDSLYSIVQMPGGVPVATMAIGESGATNAALTALRILAIEDTELAEKLENFALEQGKVAEASTDELD is encoded by the coding sequence ATGAAACCATTAATTTCAGTTATCATGGGTAGTAAATCTGATTGGGCTACCATGAAAAAAACAGCAGAGGTACTTGATCAATTTGGTGTGGCGTATGAAAAGAAAGTTGTTTCTGCACATCGTACACCAGATTTGATGTTTAAACACGCCGAAGAAGCACGAGGGCGTGGTATTAAGGTGATTATTGCTGGTGCTGGTGGTGCTGCTCATTTGCCTGGTATGGTCGCAGCTAAAACGACACTTCCAGTTATTGGTGTTCCTGTGAAATCACGCGCGCTTAGCGGACTGGATTCGCTTTATTCAATCGTTCAAATGCCTGGCGGAGTACCTGTGGCAACTATGGCTATCGGAGAGTCAGGAGCAACTAATGCTGCCCTAACAGCTCTTCGTATTTTGGCAATTGAAGATACTGAATTGGCAGAAAAACTAGAAAACTTTGCACTTGAACAAGGTAAAGTTGCGGAGGCTTCAACAGATGAACTCGACTAA
- the purK gene encoding 5-(carboxyamino)imidazole ribonucleotide synthase: MNSTKTIGIIGGGQLGQMMAISAIYMGHKVVTLDPAADCPASRVSDMIVAPYDDVEAMRELAKRCNVLTYEFENVDADALDAVVKEGQLPQGTDLLRISQNRIFEKDFLAKTAGVKVAPYKVVTSSLDLEDIDLSKKYVLKTATGGYDGHGQIVIKSVENLADANKLANSCECVLEEFVNFDLEISVIVSGNGKDMTAFPVQENIHRNNILSKTIVPARISDELAQKAQAMAVQIAEKLELSGTLCVEMFATPDDIIVNEIAPRPHNSGHYSIEACDFSQFDTHILGVLGLPLPRIHLHQPAVMLNVLGQHMEKAQAYVQENPSAHLHLYGKLEAKHNRKMGHITLFSDEPDTIAEMGEGMDF; the protein is encoded by the coding sequence ATGAACTCGACTAAAACAATCGGTATTATCGGTGGTGGACAACTTGGGCAAATGATGGCTATTTCAGCTATCTATATGGGGCATAAAGTGGTTACTTTGGACCCCGCAGCAGATTGCCCAGCTTCACGTGTGAGTGATATGATTGTGGCACCTTACGATGATGTTGAAGCTATGCGTGAACTAGCAAAACGCTGCAATGTGCTCACTTATGAGTTTGAAAATGTTGATGCGGATGCTTTGGATGCGGTTGTCAAGGAAGGGCAATTACCGCAAGGAACTGATTTGCTTCGTATTTCGCAAAACCGTATCTTTGAAAAAGACTTTCTAGCTAAAACAGCAGGTGTGAAAGTAGCACCGTACAAGGTCGTCACATCAAGTCTTGACCTTGAGGATATTGATTTATCTAAGAAATACGTTTTAAAAACAGCAACTGGCGGTTATGATGGTCATGGTCAAATCGTGATTAAATCAGTTGAAAACTTAGCTGACGCTAACAAATTAGCCAATTCTTGCGAATGTGTTTTGGAAGAATTTGTGAATTTTGACCTTGAAATTTCAGTGATTGTTTCAGGAAATGGCAAGGATATGACCGCTTTTCCAGTACAAGAAAATATTCATCGCAATAATATCTTATCTAAAACAATTGTACCAGCTCGCATTTCTGATGAACTTGCTCAAAAAGCGCAGGCTATGGCTGTTCAAATCGCTGAAAAACTGGAATTATCTGGTACACTTTGTGTCGAAATGTTTGCGACACCTGATGATATTATCGTCAATGAAATTGCACCACGTCCCCATAATTCAGGACACTATTCAATTGAAGCCTGTGATTTTTCACAATTTGACACACATATTTTGGGAGTTCTCGGCTTGCCACTTCCAAGAATTCACCTCCATCAACCAGCTGTTATGCTGAATGTTCTTGGACAACACATGGAAAAAGCACAAGCTTATGTGCAAGAAAATCCTAGCGCTCACCTCCACCTTTATGGTAAACTAGAGGCAAAACATAACCGCAAAATGGGACACATTACTTTGTTTAGTGATGAACCAGATACCATTGCGGAAATGGGGGAAGGAATGGATTTTTAA
- the purB gene encoding adenylosuccinate lyase, whose protein sequence is MIDRYSRPEMAAIWSEENKYKAWLEVEILADEAWAELGEIPKEDVAKIRANASFDVDRILEIEQQTRHDVVAFTRAVSESLGQERKWVHYGLTSTDVVDTAYGYLYKQANEIIRKDLHNFLEIIANKAKEHKFTIMMGRTHGVHAEPTTFGLKLATWYSEMKRNIERFEHAAAGVEAGKISGAVGNFANIPPFVEAYVCEKLGIRAQEISTQVLPRDLHAEYFAVLASIATSIERMATEIRGLQKSEQREVEEFFAKGQKGSSAMPHKRNPIGSENMTGLARVIRGHMVTAYENVSLWHERDISHSSAERIISPDTTILIDYMLNRFGNIVKNLTVFPENMIRNMGSTFGLIFSQRVMLKLIEKGMTREQAYDLVQPKTAYSWDNQVDFKPLLEADEEVTSRLTQEEIDELFNPSYYTKRVDEIFNRIGLGD, encoded by the coding sequence ATGATCGATCGTTATTCACGCCCTGAGATGGCGGCAATTTGGAGTGAAGAAAACAAATACAAAGCTTGGCTTGAAGTTGAAATTTTGGCTGACGAAGCTTGGGCTGAATTGGGAGAAATTCCTAAAGAGGACGTCGCTAAAATCCGTGCCAATGCAAGCTTTGACGTTGACCGTATTTTGGAAATTGAACAACAAACACGTCACGACGTTGTGGCATTCACTCGTGCAGTTTCTGAAAGTCTTGGGCAAGAACGTAAATGGGTGCACTATGGCTTGACATCAACTGACGTTGTTGATACAGCTTATGGTTACCTTTACAAACAAGCTAATGAAATCATCCGCAAAGATTTGCATAATTTCCTTGAAATCATTGCTAACAAAGCTAAAGAACATAAATTTACAATCATGATGGGACGTACTCACGGTGTCCATGCTGAGCCAACTACCTTTGGTTTGAAATTGGCAACTTGGTACAGTGAAATGAAACGTAACATCGAACGTTTTGAACACGCTGCTGCTGGTGTTGAAGCTGGTAAAATCTCAGGTGCTGTTGGTAACTTCGCTAACATTCCACCATTTGTTGAAGCTTATGTGTGTGAAAAACTTGGTATTCGTGCACAAGAAATTTCAACACAAGTTCTTCCACGTGACCTTCATGCAGAATACTTTGCAGTTCTTGCTAGCATTGCAACATCAATTGAACGTATGGCAACTGAAATCCGTGGTCTGCAAAAATCTGAACAACGTGAAGTTGAAGAATTCTTCGCTAAGGGGCAAAAAGGTAGCTCAGCTATGCCTCACAAACGCAACCCAATCGGTTCAGAAAATATGACAGGTCTTGCACGTGTTATTCGTGGTCATATGGTAACAGCTTACGAAAACGTGTCACTTTGGCATGAACGTGATATCTCTCACTCATCTGCTGAACGTATTATCTCACCAGATACTACAATCCTTATTGATTACATGCTTAACCGTTTTGGAAATATCGTGAAAAATTTGACTGTTTTCCCAGAAAACATGATTCGCAACATGGGGTCTACTTTTGGTCTTATTTTCAGCCAACGTGTAATGCTTAAATTGATTGAAAAAGGAATGACACGTGAACAAGCTTATGACCTTGTTCAACCTAAGACAGCTTATTCTTGGGATAACCAAGTTGACTTCAAACCACTTCTTGAAGCTGATGAAGAAGTCACTTCACGTTTAACACAAGAAGAAATCGATGAATTGTTCAATCCATCATACTACACTAAACGTGTTGATGAAATCTTTAACCGTATCGGTTTAGGAGATTAA
- the proC gene encoding pyrroline-5-carboxylate reductase, producing MKIGFIGVGKMATAIINGLNTTSHDIIISGSSLPRSREIAEQLEVEAALSHQELIDQSDLVILGIKPQMFEPVLAGLHFHQPILSMAAGVTLERLGKLTDPNLPLIRIMPNLNAQILKSTTAICSNDNVSAELLATAKEITDSFGSTFDIPEKDFDTFTALAGSSPAYIYLFIEALAKAGVKYGIPKEKSLDIVTQTVLASAENLLQGSDSPHDLIDKISSPGGTTIAGLLDLEKTGLTASVISSIDATIDKAKAL from the coding sequence ATGAAAATTGGATTTATCGGAGTTGGAAAAATGGCAACTGCCATTATCAACGGACTCAACACAACATCGCACGATATCATCATTTCAGGATCTTCACTTCCTCGCTCACGCGAAATCGCAGAGCAGCTTGAAGTTGAAGCAGCTCTTTCACACCAAGAACTCATTGACCAATCTGATTTGGTTATCCTTGGTATCAAACCACAAATGTTTGAACCAGTCCTTGCTGGACTTCACTTCCACCAACCCATTCTTTCAATGGCAGCAGGGGTAACATTGGAACGCCTTGGTAAATTAACAGACCCAAATCTTCCATTAATTCGTATCATGCCAAACCTCAATGCTCAAATTCTAAAAAGTACAACAGCGATTTGTAGCAATGACAACGTTTCTGCAGAACTCCTAGCAACCGCCAAAGAAATCACTGACAGCTTTGGTTCAACTTTTGACATTCCTGAAAAAGACTTTGATACTTTTACAGCTCTTGCAGGCTCTAGCCCGGCTTACATTTACCTATTTATCGAAGCTCTTGCCAAAGCTGGTGTCAAATACGGTATTCCAAAAGAAAAATCACTCGATATCGTGACACAAACGGTCCTTGCTAGTGCTGAAAATCTTCTTCAAGGTTCTGACAGCCCACATGACTTGATTGATAAAATCTCAAGCCCTGGCGGAACAACCATCGCAGGACTTCTCGACCTTGAAAAAACAGGATTGACAGCAAGTGTCATTTCAAGTATCGATGCCACTATCGATAAAGCAAAAGCTTTGTAA
- the pepA gene encoding glutamyl aminopeptidase translates to MSELFSKIKEITELDSIAGYEHSVRNYLRSKITPLVDDVQTDGLGGIFGIKNSAAENAPRIMVAAHMDEVGFMVSDIKADGTMRAVGIGGWNPLVLSSQRFTLYTRDGRAIPVVSGSVPPHFLRGANGSAALPKIDDIIFDAGFTDKAEAESFGILPGDIIVPKSETILTANQKNVISKAWDNRFGVLMVTELLESLKGQKLDNTLIAGANVQEEVGLRGAHVSATKFQPELFFAVDCSPAGDIYGNQGKIGDGTLFRFYDPGHIMLKDMRDFLLTTAEEAGIKYQYYAAKGGTDAGAAHLKNGGIPSTTIGVCARYIHSHQSLYAMDDFLQAQAFLQAIVKKLDRSTVDLIKKY, encoded by the coding sequence ATGTCAGAATTATTTTCAAAAATAAAAGAAATCACAGAACTTGATAGTATTGCAGGATACGAGCATAGCGTTCGTAACTATCTTCGTTCAAAAATCACACCGCTTGTTGATGACGTGCAAACTGACGGTCTTGGTGGTATTTTTGGTATTAAAAACTCTGCTGCTGAAAATGCACCACGCATCATGGTTGCCGCTCACATGGACGAAGTTGGTTTCATGGTCAGCGACATCAAAGCTGACGGTACCATGCGTGCTGTTGGCATTGGTGGGTGGAATCCTTTGGTGCTAAGCTCACAACGTTTTACTCTTTACACACGTGACGGTCGCGCCATTCCAGTCGTTTCTGGTTCTGTTCCACCGCATTTCCTTCGTGGAGCAAATGGCTCTGCTGCTCTTCCAAAAATCGATGACATCATTTTCGACGCTGGATTTACAGACAAAGCTGAAGCAGAATCATTTGGCATTCTTCCAGGCGACATCATCGTACCAAAATCTGAAACAATTCTCACAGCCAACCAAAAAAATGTTATCTCTAAAGCTTGGGACAATCGCTTCGGTGTGCTTATGGTAACCGAATTGCTTGAAAGCCTTAAAGGGCAAAAACTTGATAACACTCTCATTGCTGGTGCTAATGTTCAAGAAGAAGTTGGTCTTCGTGGCGCACACGTTTCTGCCACAAAATTCCAACCAGAACTCTTCTTCGCCGTTGATTGCTCACCTGCTGGTGACATTTATGGCAACCAAGGTAAAATTGGCGACGGAACACTTTTCCGTTTCTACGACCCAGGACATATCATGTTAAAAGATATGCGTGATTTCTTACTCACAACCGCTGAAGAAGCTGGTATCAAATATCAATATTATGCTGCCAAAGGTGGTACAGATGCTGGTGCTGCTCACCTCAAAAACGGTGGTATCCCATCGACAACTATCGGTGTTTGTGCGCGTTACATTCATTCACACCAAAGCCTTTATGCTATGGATGACTTCTTGCAAGCGCAAGCTTTCCTTCAAGCTATTGTTAAAAAATTAGACCGCTCAACTGTTGACCTCATCAAAAAATACTAG
- a CDS encoding GNAT family N-acetyltransferase — MFIKQEQASDITAVDQVIKKAFASLPYSDHQEHLLVRRLRQSKEFIPELSLVAELDGQIVGHILFTKAQVNHTTVLALAPLAVHPDYQQQGIGSALVKKGHQLAQALQFPYSIVLGDPQYYSRFGYQAAKNWGILPPFDVPSNHFMGIKLIQSAPPLHGTLAYSEAFGV, encoded by the coding sequence ATGTTTATTAAACAAGAGCAAGCATCAGATATTACTGCTGTTGATCAGGTTATCAAAAAAGCATTTGCATCCCTACCTTATTCTGATCATCAAGAACATTTACTTGTCCGACGACTACGTCAAAGCAAAGAATTCATTCCCGAATTATCTTTAGTTGCCGAGCTTGACGGTCAGATAGTCGGTCATATCTTATTCACCAAAGCACAGGTCAATCATACTACTGTCCTAGCTTTAGCTCCCCTCGCTGTCCATCCCGATTATCAACAGCAAGGGATTGGATCCGCCCTAGTTAAGAAAGGGCATCAATTAGCGCAAGCTCTACAGTTTCCTTATAGTATTGTCTTAGGTGACCCTCAATATTACTCAAGATTTGGCTATCAAGCAGCAAAAAACTGGGGCATTCTCCCTCCCTTCGATGTTCCGAGCAATCATTTTATGGGGATTAAATTGATTCAATCAGCTCCTCCGTTGCATGGCACATTAGCCTATTCTGAGGCATTTGGAGTTTAA